A region from the Meiothermus sp. Pnk-1 genome encodes:
- a CDS encoding VWA domain-containing protein: MRVRYSKYEASLDDLTSSELMDMLEDFLLDSGFRDPYNRYDPDPNRAPTMEDLYDALLQALLEQDRIPEEWLREARFANRKEDTRLYQEIQKLIQRLREEGFIQPQGQEPLEPSAGMGQQGQAQDVRIELTQKSVDFLGLRSLRSLMGALGKNHPGAHATRHYASGVESSGETKPYEFGDQPNFNIGETLKQVVVKGVENLEEGDLVVELAEYTAAMNTVVLLDCSHSMILYGEDRFTPAKRVALGLSHLIRTQYPGDQVRFGVFHDSAEEVPLGRLPTVQVGPYHTNTAEGIKLARKMLKKMGGEMKQIIMITDGKPSALTLPSGQIYKNAWGLDPVILAETLKEATLARKEGIPIHTFMLAREPELLAFVKKITQITKGKAYLTTPGNIGKYVLLDFLTRKVSKN, translated from the coding sequence ATGCGCGTTCGCTATAGCAAGTACGAAGCCAGCCTCGACGACCTGACGAGCTCCGAGCTCATGGACATGCTCGAGGACTTCCTCCTCGACTCAGGCTTCCGCGACCCCTACAACCGCTACGACCCAGACCCCAACCGCGCCCCCACCATGGAGGACCTCTACGACGCCTTGTTGCAAGCCTTGCTGGAGCAAGACCGCATTCCCGAGGAGTGGCTAAGGGAGGCCCGCTTCGCCAACCGAAAGGAAGACACCCGGCTCTACCAGGAGATCCAGAAGCTCATCCAGCGGTTGCGCGAGGAGGGATTCATCCAGCCGCAGGGCCAGGAGCCCCTCGAGCCCAGCGCCGGAATGGGCCAGCAGGGCCAGGCCCAGGATGTGCGCATCGAACTCACCCAAAAGTCGGTGGACTTTCTGGGGCTACGCTCCTTGCGTTCTCTGATGGGGGCCTTGGGGAAGAACCACCCCGGCGCCCACGCCACCCGTCACTACGCCTCGGGGGTGGAGTCCTCGGGGGAGACCAAGCCCTATGAGTTTGGCGACCAACCCAACTTCAACATCGGCGAGACCCTCAAGCAGGTGGTGGTGAAAGGGGTGGAGAACCTCGAGGAGGGCGACCTGGTGGTCGAGCTGGCCGAGTACACCGCCGCGATGAACACCGTAGTGTTGCTCGACTGCTCGCACTCCATGATCCTCTACGGCGAAGACCGCTTTACCCCGGCCAAGCGCGTCGCGCTAGGGCTTTCCCATCTCATCCGCACCCAATACCCGGGCGACCAGGTACGCTTTGGGGTCTTTCACGACTCCGCCGAGGAAGTGCCGCTGGGCAGGCTTCCTACCGTGCAGGTCGGGCCCTACCACACCAACACCGCCGAGGGCATCAAGCTAGCCCGCAAAATGCTCAAGAAAATGGGTGGGGAGATGAAGCAGATCATCATGATCACCGATGGAAAACCCTCCGCCCTCACCCTCCCCAGCGGGCAAATTTACAAAAACGCCTGGGGCCTCGATCCAGTGATCCTGGCCGAGACCCTCAAGGAGGCCACACTAGCCCGCAAGGAAGGCATCCCCATCCACACCTTCATGCTGGCGCGAGAGCCCGAGCTGCTGGCCTTTGTCAAAAAGATCACCCAAATCACCAAAGGCAAAGCCTACCTCACCACCCCGGGGAACATCGGCAAATACGTGTTGCTAGACTTTTTAACCCGCAAGGTGAGCAAGAATTAA
- a CDS encoding magnesium chelatase — protein sequence MKAQTLGELKRTYPIEKLRRTVKEEARENLIAKLRRGERLFPGIQGYEDTVIPSLVNAILANHNFILLGLRGQAKSRILRQLTELLDEEIPALPTDLRDNPIAPLSAEAKRLLAEAGDDAPIVWVPRDERYVEKLATPDTTVADILGDIDPIKAAKRGMGLSDLEAINYGLLPRANRGIFAVNELADLAPKVQVALFNILQEGDVQIRGYPIRLELDVWLTFTANPQDYTARGKIVTPLKDRIGSEIRTHYPKTLEEGLSISLQEAWIERAEGLEVPDFVAESSEAVAFVAREDKRVDKTSGVSQRLSISLLELVASNAERRALRYNERPVARPIDLYFALPAITGKIELEYEGELQGAERVARDLLQKAFGLAYGERSRGLEVTPVVDYFAQGNLLTLPDGPSKTVLREMEKVPGLLAAAKKLAGGNPSPEMLVSAGEFILEGLAGRRKIARGEESYSAPVERERERWGSGN from the coding sequence ATGAAGGCCCAAACCTTAGGGGAGTTGAAGCGCACCTATCCGATAGAGAAGCTCCGCCGCACGGTGAAGGAGGAGGCGCGGGAAAACCTCATCGCCAAGCTGCGAAGGGGGGAGCGGCTCTTTCCCGGCATTCAAGGGTACGAAGATACCGTGATCCCCTCGTTGGTCAACGCCATTTTGGCCAACCACAACTTTATCCTGTTGGGCCTGCGCGGTCAGGCCAAAAGCCGCATCCTACGCCAGCTCACCGAGCTGCTAGACGAGGAAATCCCGGCTTTGCCCACCGACTTGCGCGACAACCCCATCGCGCCGCTTTCGGCGGAGGCGAAGCGCCTGTTGGCCGAAGCCGGAGACGATGCCCCCATCGTCTGGGTTCCCCGCGACGAGCGCTACGTGGAGAAGCTGGCCACCCCCGATACCACCGTGGCCGACATCCTGGGCGATATCGACCCCATCAAGGCCGCCAAGCGCGGGATGGGCCTCTCGGACCTCGAGGCCATCAACTATGGCCTTTTGCCCCGCGCCAACCGGGGCATCTTCGCGGTGAACGAGCTGGCTGACCTGGCCCCCAAGGTACAGGTGGCCCTCTTCAACATCCTGCAAGAAGGCGACGTGCAGATCCGGGGTTACCCGATCCGGCTCGAGCTGGACGTATGGCTCACCTTCACCGCCAACCCTCAGGACTACACCGCGCGGGGCAAGATCGTCACCCCGCTCAAAGACCGCATCGGCTCGGAGATCCGTACCCACTACCCCAAGACCCTCGAGGAAGGGCTTTCGATCAGCCTACAGGAAGCCTGGATCGAGCGGGCCGAAGGGCTCGAGGTCCCCGACTTCGTGGCCGAGTCTTCCGAGGCGGTGGCCTTCGTGGCCCGTGAGGACAAGCGGGTGGACAAGACCTCCGGGGTTTCGCAGCGCCTTTCCATCAGCCTTTTGGAGCTAGTGGCCTCCAACGCCGAGCGCCGGGCCCTACGCTATAACGAGCGCCCGGTGGCGAGGCCGATAGATCTTTATTTCGCCCTGCCGGCTATCACCGGCAAGATCGAGCTCGAGTACGAGGGCGAACTCCAGGGAGCCGAGCGGGTGGCCCGCGACCTGTTGCAAAAAGCTTTTGGCCTGGCCTATGGGGAACGTAGCCGGGGCCTGGAGGTGACGCCAGTGGTGGACTACTTCGCCCAGGGCAACCTGCTCACCCTACCGGATGGCCCCAGCAAAACCGTACTGCGCGAGATGGAGAAGGTCCCCGGCCTCCTCGCCGCCGCCAAGAAGCTCGCCGGGGGCAACCCAAGTCCAGAGATGCTGGTCTCGGCGGGCGAGTTCATCCTGGAGGGCCTGGCCGGGAGGCGCAAGATCGCCCGGGGGGAGGAGTCCTATAGCGCTCCGGTCGAGCGCGAGCGGGAGCGCTGGGGGAGCGGGAACTGA
- a CDS encoding LUD domain-containing protein, with protein MKERILARVRRALEHRPSPVLPDPLTLPGLSREEALALFTERLGGNGGEVVRLAGLEEAQSWLAEFVRAFSGAAVGSLLPAPLTPPLPALPPEEAPLGISWALGAVAETGSVIVGSAEGRRLQLLPPTHLVFLPQSKVFGTLAEALAELKGQLPSAIALHSGPSRSADIGQVMVRGVHGPGRLIAAIIAWEG; from the coding sequence ATGAAAGAGCGCATCCTGGCGCGCGTACGTCGGGCCCTCGAGCACCGCCCCAGCCCCGTCCTGCCCGACCCCCTCACCCTGCCCGGCCTCTCCCGCGAGGAAGCCCTCGCCCTCTTCACCGAGCGGCTGGGCGGCAACGGGGGCGAGGTGGTGCGGCTCGCTGGGCTCGAGGAGGCCCAGTCTTGGTTGGCCGAGTTCGTCCGGGCCTTTAGCGGGGCAGCTGTAGGCTCTCTCCTCCCCGCCCCGCTCACGCCCCCTCTTCCGGCCCTGCCCCCCGAGGAGGCCCCGCTGGGTATTTCCTGGGCCCTGGGGGCGGTGGCCGAGACCGGTTCGGTGATCGTAGGCAGTGCCGAAGGCCGCCGTCTTCAGCTGCTGCCCCCCACCCACCTGGTGTTCCTCCCCCAGAGCAAGGTCTTCGGGACGCTGGCCGAAGCTTTAGCCGAACTCAAAGGCCAGCTCCCCTCGGCCATCGCCCTGCACTCCGGACCCAGTAGATCAGCGGACATCGGACAGGTCATGGTGCGGGGCGTGCATGGGCCGGGGCGCCTCATCGCCGCCATCATCGCCTGGGAGGGTTGA
- a CDS encoding SDR family NAD(P)-dependent oxidoreductase, producing MDLGIDGKVALVTGGSRLIGLAIAQRLGLEGAKVAICGRDSQRLEEAGHLLREQGIRAFTYPADVRDDAQVEGLLQAVTEEFGGLDLLVNNPGGIVRTGPFSTVSLEEWRLGYEVNVVSILRVVRAALPSLKAAPWGRIVNLGAFYVSPGTPGLLTELAENAVAKTSVAALTKVMSEELAPNITVNCVAPGPVGDAHAMREMTRTFPIPRAADPGELADLVAFLCSRQAGYITGLTIPFDGGASRRLV from the coding sequence ATGGACCTCGGGATTGATGGGAAAGTCGCATTGGTGACGGGCGGAAGCCGGCTCATCGGCCTCGCGATCGCCCAGCGGCTGGGACTGGAGGGGGCCAAAGTGGCGATCTGCGGACGCGACTCGCAGAGGCTCGAGGAAGCCGGGCACCTCCTGCGCGAGCAAGGGATCCGGGCATTCACCTACCCCGCCGACGTCCGGGACGACGCCCAGGTAGAAGGGTTGCTCCAGGCCGTCACGGAGGAGTTCGGGGGCCTCGACCTCCTGGTCAACAACCCCGGCGGGATCGTCAGAACCGGGCCCTTCAGCACCGTCTCGCTCGAGGAGTGGCGGCTGGGCTACGAGGTCAACGTGGTGAGCATCCTGCGGGTGGTCCGGGCCGCCCTACCCAGCCTCAAGGCGGCACCCTGGGGGCGCATCGTCAACCTGGGGGCTTTTTACGTCTCGCCAGGCACGCCGGGGCTGCTCACCGAACTCGCCGAGAACGCCGTGGCCAAGACGTCGGTGGCGGCTTTGACGAAGGTGATGTCGGAGGAGCTGGCCCCGAACATCACCGTCAACTGCGTGGCCCCAGGGCCGGTGGGCGACGCCCATGCGATGCGGGAGATGACCCGAACCTTCCCCATTCCCAGGGCGGCCGATCCAGGGGAATTGGCCGATCTGGTGGCATTTTTGTGCTCGAGGCAGGCCGGCTACATCACCGGGCTGACCATCCCCTTCGACGGCGGCGCGAGCCGCCGTCTCGTCTAG